The following are encoded together in the Ovis aries strain OAR_USU_Benz2616 breed Rambouillet chromosome X, ARS-UI_Ramb_v3.0, whole genome shotgun sequence genome:
- the LOC101121331 gene encoding melanoma-associated antigen B4-like, giving the protein MPRKHKNKHHAHGKRHQVQGDTQEAQASAAAAPGEECPSSPSSVPQGSPPSSSAAGDRQELQGAMAPSSPDAEASCAGADQGAQGPEEDSADAARAALLARSIRKDPLMRKASTVMDFLLERYTKKEPITKNAMLNVIGRKYKEHFPEILSRASERVELVFGLELKEVDCSRNIYALVNKFTLGVEEGSSKEEELPKSGLLMALLGVIFMKGNRATEEEIWDFLNVLGIYAGRKHSIFGEPRKLITKDLVQKGYLNYRQVPNSDPPIYEFLWGPRSYAETNKMKVLEVLAKIQDTVPSSFPDLYDEALRDQAFRAGLRGIPISPAMAEASAPSRAKSYSSSQI; this is encoded by the coding sequence CCAGGTCCAGGGGGATACTCAGGAGGCCCAGGCCAGTGCTGCTGCAGCCCCAGGAGAGGagtgcccctcctccccctcttctGTCCCTCAGGGTTCTCCCCCGAGCTCCTCTGCTGCTGGCGATCGCCAGGAGCTTCAGGGAGCCATGGCCCCTAGCTCTCCTGATGCAGAGGCTTCCTGTGCAGGAGCTGATCAAGGTGCCCAGGGCCCCGAGGAGGATAGTGCAGATGCCGCCCGAGCAGCCCTGCTCGCTCGGAGCATTCGCAAAGATCCTCTCATGCGGAAGGCCAGCACGGTGATGGATTTCCTGCTGGAGAGGTACACCAAGAAGGAGCCCATCACAAAGAATGCCATGCTGAATGTCATCGGAAGGAAGTACAAGGAGCACTTCCCGGAGATCCTGAGCAGAGCCTCTGAGCGCGTGGAGCTGGTGTTTGGCCTGGAGCTGAAGGAAGTCGACTGCAGCAGGAACATCTATGCCCTCGTCAACAAGTTCACTCTCGGGGTTGAGGAAGGTTCAAGTAAGGAGGAGGAGCTGCCCAAGTCTGGTCTCCTCATGGCGCTCCTGGGCGTCATCTTTATGAAGGGCAACCGCGCCACCGAGGAGGAGATCTGGGATTTCCTCAATGTGTTGGGGATCTATGCTGGGAGGAAGCACTCCATCTTTGGGGAGCCCAGAAAGCTCATCACCAAAGATCTGGTGCAGAAGGGGTACCTCAACTACCGCCAGGTGCCCAATAGCGATCCTCCAATCTACGAGTTCCTGTGGGGCCCGAGATCTTATGCTGAGACCAATAAGATGAAGGTGTTGGAAGTTCTGGCCAAGATCCAGGATACGGTCCCGAGTTCCTTCCCAGACCTCTATGATGAGGCTCTGAGAGATCAGGCGTTTAGAGCAGGGCTGAGAGGCATTCCCATTTCTCCAGCCATGGCTGAAGCCAGTGCCCCTTCCAGGGCCAAGTCCTACAGCTCCTCCCAAATCTAG